Below is a window of Arthrobacter sp. SLBN-112 DNA.
TCTGGGTATGGGAGGAGTAGAAAGAAGACCTGGGCCTTGGCCCGCGAGGAAGGAGGGCCGGTGTCCGACGTAGAGGACTACACGGGCCGGACGGGACGCAATGAGACCCGCGAGGAACAGCTTGACCGCAACTGGGCGGAACTCCTGCAGGAGCTTCGCGTGCTCCAGACCGGGGTGCAGATCCTGGCCGGCTTCCTGCTGACGCTGCCGTTCCAGCAGCGCTTTGAAAAGTTGGACGGCTGGGAGGTGGGCCTCTACTTGGCCAATGTCGTGGTCGCCGCCCTGACCACCGCCTTCATCCTCCTCCCGGTCAGCGTGCACCGCAGGCTCTTCCGGAAGCGGCTGAAGGAAACACTGGTGTCCAGCGCGGACACCATCACCAAAATCGCCCTTGGCGGCATCGCCCTGCTCAGCGCCGGAACCGCCGCCCTCGTCTTCGACGTAGCAGCCGGCCGTTCGGCCGGAGTTACCGCAGGCGGAGCCTTGCTGGGAGTCATGGTGGTGCTGCTGGTGTTCGTTCCGCTCCGACTCAACAAACAGGCCTCGGGGAAGGCCTCCGCGCCCCTCCCCGGCAAGGAGTAGCAAATGCGCAAGTGGGCTAAAGAACACGGACTGCTGCTGGCCAACCTGGGTTGCTTCCTGGTGTTCTTCGTGGGAATGGTCCTCTCCGGGGCCGCGTCCTACAGCGAGGACCAGCAGGCCCATGGCCAGCCGGCCGCCTCAGTCCTGCAGTTCCTGGGCACCGGAGCCTTCGTGGAGGCCACCTTCGAGAACTGGGAATCGGAGTTCCTGCAAATGGCCATGTATGTGGTCCTGACCGTGTTCCTGTTCCAGAAGGGCTCCTCTGAGTCGAAGCCGATGGGGAGGAAGTCGCCCCAGGACGAAGACCCGGAGCACGCCACGATCAGCAAAGCGTCACCATGGCCGGTGCGGCGCGGCGGAGCCGTCCTCAAGCTGTACGAACACTCCCTGTCGATCCTGTTGTTCGGACTCTTCCTTGCCTCGTTCACACTGCATGCCGCCGGCGGCGTGGCCGATTACAACCAGGACCAGCAAAGCCACGGCCAGCCCGCCATCACCTTCCTGCAGTATCTGGGTACCAGCCGCTTCTGGTTTGAGTCCTTCCAGAACTGGCAAAGCGAGTTCCTGGCTGTCGGAGTCCTGGTGGGCGCGTCGGTCTATCTCCGCGAGAAGGGGTCCCCGGAGTCGAAGCCCGTCGCAGAACCGCATTACGAGACAGGGGCCTGACGCCCTGGTCCGGTCAGGCGCCCTCGAGTACCTGGCTTGTTGCCCAGGTGAGGTACTTGCCGGCGTTGGCGACGGCGTCGTCCGGGCCCGAGGCGACATCGAGCAACTGCGCCGCGGCAACCACGCCGTGGCCGGCGAGGTCTTCGAGGGTCACCAGGATCCGGCCGGCCACCACGATCACCGGAATCCCCCGCTCCCGGGCTGCATCCGCGAGCGCAATGGGCGCTTTGCCGGTCAGCGACTGCGAGTCCATGGACCCTTCACCGGTGATCACCAGGTCCGCGCTGTCCAGCTGGCCGGCCAGGCCGGTCAGGCCGGCCACCAGCGCGAAGCCGCCTTCCAGCGTGGCGTTGGTGAAGGCAAGGAACGACGCCGGGAAGCCACCGGCGGCGCCGGCGCCGGGGACGTTGACGTCCCGGCCCGTCACTTCCCGAAGGATTGACGCCCAGTTGCGCAGGCCGGCGTCGAGCAGTTCCGCGGCGTCCTGGTCCGCACCTTTCTGGGGGCCGAAGACGTGGGCGGCACCGGACGGGCCATAGAGCGGGTTGCGGACGTCCACGGCGATCCGGAAGGTGGTGGCGGCGAGTCTCGGGTCCAGCCCGGACGTGTCCAGCGAGACGACGTCGGCCAGGGAGCCGCCGCCGAGGGGCACCACATTGCCGGCAGCATCAAGGGGCTTCAATCCCAGGGCGCGGAGGGCGCCGCTCCCGCCGTCGGTCATTGCAGAACCGCCCAGGCCCAGCACGATCTCGGTTGCGCCTGCGTCCAGGGCGGCGGCGATGAGCTGGCCGCAGCCGTAGCTGTGGGCCCGCGCAGCGTTTGCCGGGGTCGGTTCCATGTCGGCCAGTCCGGACGCCTGTGCCGTCTCGATCACTGCCGTGACCTTGCCGCCAGCAGCTTTGTGGATGGCCCAGGCGGCGCCAACGGGGGCCAGGATCGGTCCCACCACGGCATTAAGCCGCTCTTCATACCCGGCCGCCACGGCGGCTTCCAAGGTCCCCTCCCCGCCGTCGGCGATGGGGAATTGGGTGGCCACGGCGTCCGGATACACGCGCAGTGCCCCTTCGGCGATGGCGGCGGCCGCTTCTGCCGCCGTGAGGGACCCCTTGAACTTGTCCGGAGCAATAAGAATGCGCATGCGCTCCATCTTGCCAGCTAGACCGAGGAAAGCGCTTGCCGCTCCCGTAATACGGACGCGCCGGCGCGGAGGCAGGGCTCTGGCGCCTACCCGTCCCGCCAGTCGTTGCCGGTGAGGTGGGAACCGGCCTGCGGGCCCATCTGCAGCATTCCGCCGTCCACCACCCAGGCCGCGCCGGTCACGTAGCTGGAGGCAGGCGAGGCGAGGAACGCAATGACGTCGGCGATCTCCCGCGCATGCCCGGGCCTGCCGAGCGGCACGCCGGGCCGCCTGATCGTCGTCGGATCCCGATCCTCCTGCCCCGTCATGGGCGTGGCGATCTCGCCGGGGGCCACCGTATTGGCCGTGATGCCGTACTGGCCCAGCTCCAAAGCCAACGTCTTCATCAAGCCGCCCAGGCCGTGCTTGGACGCGTCGTAGGCGGAGGAGCCAACGCGGGGCTGGAACTCATGGACGCTGGACACGGCAATCAGGCGGCCGCCGCTGCCGGCCTTGACCATTCGCCGGGCCGCTGCCTGCAGGCAGACGAAGGCGCCATTGAGGTTGGTGTCCAGGATCCGCATCCAGTCGTCAATCCCCATGTCAAGGAACTTGGTATTTGCCCCGGCGCCGGCATTGTTCACGAAGACGTCCAGGCCGCCCAGCTCCCCGGCGAGGTCGTCTATGACGCCGGCGGCGGCCCCGAGTTCCGTGGTGTCCAGGTGCCGGACCACAGCCTTTTGCCCGAGGCTTCGGATTTCCTCGGCAGTACCCTCCGCACCCGCCTTGTCCGTATGCCAGGTGACGCCAACATCCATCCCGGCGCGGGCGAGCGCCACCGCGGTGGCCTTGCCAATCCCGGAGTCGGAGGCAGTAACGATTGCAGCGGTGGGCGTGAAATTGCTGGTGTCCGGCATGGCGGGCCTTTCTTCGGGGTCAGGCGGAGCGGCAGGTCAGGCGGAGCGCCGTTAAGGCGGGACGGCGATCAAGCAGGCCGGCGGAGTTCGGGCTCGTAGGGCCCGTCGGCGGCGACCGAGCGCCCATGCGCTCCTTCCTCAAGGCCGGGCAGGGCATCCGGTACTGCCATCAACGGCACCGCGAACGTCACTACGGGCCGGCCGTCGTCGTCCGCGGACCTGACGGTCAGGCTTCTGGTGCCAGGGGGCACCGACGGGGTAAACACCTGCAGGTTGCGGGTACCGATGGTGGCCGAATCCTGCAAGGTGTACTCGGTTCCGAAGTGGTCCTGGAGCGTGAGCCGGGGCTCGGGGACACTGTCCGAGGGGAGGTGGATGTTGACCACGAGCCCGGATGCCCACACCTCCACGGACAGGATGGTGAATTCGGTGGCCGGGGTGACGTGCCGCCCATAGGTGGGGGGCAGCAACAGCCGGCGGAGCGCCCCGGACGGAATGAATTTACGGGTGCTGTTGCCTTTGTCCCCTGCCACAGCTGCTTCCTTTCCTGAGGCCCAATTGATAAGTCTACTTACCATGGAGCCTCCGTATCCGCTCCCTGTCAAGGACCCGAGCGGGTACCGTGTGGATGGCTTGCGGGGATGCGGGCAAGCCTGCGGCAACATGCGGAAAAAGCAGGGATTTGCTACCGCCGCGGACGGACCACAGCGTAGTATCCGGGCACCCGGTCCTGTCCGGGGACGCCCGACGCGGGGTTGGTTTCGATGGCAACGTGACCGTCCTCCAGGAGTTCCCAGTCCGACGTCGGGAAGGCCCGTTCGCGTTCTTCGGGGCCGAAGTGCCCGGGCATCGGCAGCCCGCGGATGGCCAGTTCCAGCGGCGCCGGAATGCCGCGGGCGGTGGCGCCCAGGTGGGTCACGTACTCCACCGGATTCCCATGGAAATTGGTTTCCGCCATGAAGACGGTGCCGCCGCTGCCGGCCAGGGTCCGCAGGTTTTCCACGAGCGCCTTTTGATGGGTGCGATCCAGGACGTGCAGGACTCCGCGGATGAAGACATTGGCACCATCAACGCCCGCGTGGATGGACTCGGCGAGGGCAGCGCCGGCACCTGATGCAGTCATATCGCGTGCTTCAAAAATGGGGTTGGCGCTTCCTTCGGACTGCCGCCGCGCCATGTCCACCGCGTGCGGCGAGACATCCACGCCAACAACCCGCGGGAAGACCCCGGCGAGCGCCCGGGTAAAGCTGCCGTGGCCACAACCGGCGTCCACCACGGGGCGGGCCGGGTCCAGGTACCGCAGCAGGTTGTCCTTGTAGCCGAGGAATTCGTGGTCACTGCCCGAATCCCACAGGACCTCACCGCCCGAGCCCGTGGCGGTGATGCCGGCCCAATACTGGTCCCACGCCTTGTGCCGGTCCTTCGGAGCGCTCCGCGACAACCTGACGAGCTTGGGGATCATCAGGTACTTCCGCCAGGCGGACGACGTTGGGTTAGTTCGGGATGACACGGCTCAAATATATGTTCCCGCCCCCGCAGGTGGCGCACCTTCCGCTACATTACGGCGCGCCCCGTCCATGCGGCGGGCCGTTGGGGTGCGGGAAGGCTGTAGTGGCCACTGACGCCGCGCATCCCCCTACAATGTACTCAACTGGGAGGAAGGGGGCACTGTGACGGCTGTGCCGAGTGACGCGCGCCCGCCCCGCACCGCCATCGTCGCCGATTCCGACGCCGGACGGCTGGCCCTCAACGCGCACGCCCTGCGGAGGGCCGGCTACACCGTCCTTGAAGCCGCCGACGCCGATGGGCTCGCCCGGCTGCTGGACGAATTCGAACCCTCCGTCATCATCGCGGACGCGCCCCTGTCAGCGGTCCGGACGACGGCCCCGGTCCTGGCGATGGTGGACCTGGACGACCCCGCGGATATCGCGGCAGCGGATCCTTCCGGCGTCCACGATTGCATTACCAAGCCGCCCGCACCACAGGAACTGGTCCACCGCGCGTCGGTCCTTATCGAGCAGGTATCCCGCCGCCGCGCCTCACGGCAGGAGGCCGAGGCCCTCCGCGAGCAGCTCCGTGAAGTCTCCGCGGCAGTACGTGCCACCAACAATCCACAGGAGATTGCCAACCACGTTGTAGCCGGATTCGGCCGGACCTTCAAGGCCGACTACGTTGTCCTGGCCACCTTCGAGGACCACCGGGTCCCGGTGATCACGGCCACCTGGCGCCGGCGCGGCCTGGTGGAGCTGCACCCCGATGAACTGCCCGGCGAGGATGAAGCCCGCGCCACGGCGGATGCGCTCTGGGCGGGCACGGAAACTATGTCTGCCGACGGAAGCGAGGCTGATGCGCATGCCCACGCGCCTGCCGTCGCCGGGGCCGCCTCCACCTTGGCGGTCCCCATTGGTGAAGGGAATTCGTCCCTGGGCATCATCTGGATCGCCATGATGGAGCGGCCCAGGACCTGGTCCAGCGCCGAACTGGGGCTGATCCAGCACGTGGCGGGCAACGCCGCGTACGGGCTCATCCAAAGCCACCTGATCAACAGCCAGCAGCAGGTGGTCAAGCAACTGCGCGAACTCGACAAGGCAAAAACAGACTTCCTGGCCACGGTAAACCACGAGCTGAGGACGCCGCTGACCTCGATCATGGCGTACCTGGACATGATCCAGGAAAGCACCGAGCACCCGGTGTCCAAGGAAGTCCACCAAATGCTGGACATCGTGGTCCGCAACACAGAACGGCTGCGCACGCTCATCGAGGATATGCTCAGCGTCTCGCGCGGCGGCCTGGATGACACCATGATGCACCTGGCACCGGTGCGCCTGGGGCAGACCCTTGACCTGGTGGCCGCGGCCCTGCGTCCGCTGGCCACCCTGCAGAACGTCACCATCGACGTCGACCCTGTTCCGGAGGATCCCGAGATCCTCGCCGACGAGGTGCAGCTGCAGCAGGTCTTCACCAACCTGGTGTCCAACGCCATCAAGTTCACCCCCAGCGGCGGACGGATCGAGGTGGGCAGCGAGTCCCACGCCGGTGCCGACGGATCAAAGTGGGCCACAGTCCGGATCGCCGATACCGGAATCGGCATTTCCAGCGACGAGATCAACCATGTGTTCACCCGCTTCTACCGGGCTTCCAACGCCATGAACGGGGCCATCCCGGGAACGGGCCTGGGCCTGGCCATCTCCAAGGACATTGTGGACCGCCACGGCGGCAGAATCGATGTGGCCTCCACCCTGGGCGCCGGCACCACCGTGACTGTCAGCCTCCCCGTTGGCACTGACCACGCCCAGGTCAACTAAGCGGGAAGGAGGACTGGCGATGTTTGCCGACGACGACCCCCGGCTTTCCCAGCTGCTCGAAGGCATTGTCCGGCTCGCTTCCGGCGACCTCAACTCCCGCATTGAGGTCTCCCCCGCCCGGGACGAACTCGATGCCATCATCATGGGCACCAACCTGCTGGCCGAGGACCTGCAGATCATCTACCAGGAACTCGAACAGCGGGTACAGGTCCGGACCCAGCTCCTGCACGAGGCCCACCTGGAAATGCAGAAGATGGCCATGCAGGACCCCCTGACGGGCCTGGCCAACCGGTCCGCACTCATTGAAGCCCTCCGGACCGCACTGCAGGCCGCCGGCGGAAGAGGTCCGGAACCAGCCGAGGAGAGCCCGGCCATCTTGCTGATGGACCTGGACGCGTTCAAATCCATCAATGACAGCCTTGGGCACACCGCCGGCGACCAGGTCCTGGTAACCGTGGGCGAACGGCTCCGATGGCGCGGTGCGCGTTTCCGACGTCGTTGCCCGCTTGGGCGGCGACGAATTCGCGATAGTGATGCCCTTGGCGTCGCCGGACCAGGCCGCCATCGTGGCGCACCGCATCCTGGCAGCGCTCAGCGAACCCATCGAAGTCCCCGGCCACAGCGTGCGGTGCGGTGCAAGCATCGGGCTCAGCGTCGGCAGCGAAGACCAAAGCCCCGAGGACATGCTGATGGAGGCGGACGTGGCCATGTACGCTTCCAAGGCTGAGGGCCAGAACAAGCTGCACCGCTTCGAACCCGCGCTGCTGCTGATGCGGCGGCTCCGCAGCCAGCTGGTGGATGACCTCAGGGCAGCCATTAAGGAAGACGCGCTGACCCTCTACTACCAGCCGGTGGTGGAGCTGGACACCGGACGGGTCGAGGGCATGGAGGCGCTGGTCCGCTGGAACCATCCCACCCGCGGCTTCATCATGCCGGACGAGTTCATCCCGCTGGCGGAGGAGGCGGGACTGATCTCCGAGCTGGGCC
It encodes the following:
- a CDS encoding DUF6328 family protein, whose product is MSDVEDYTGRTGRNETREEQLDRNWAELLQELRVLQTGVQILAGFLLTLPFQQRFEKLDGWEVGLYLANVVVAALTTAFILLPVSVHRRLFRKRLKETLVSSADTITKIALGGIALLSAGTAALVFDVAAGRSAGVTAGGALLGVMVVLLVFVPLRLNKQASGKASAPLPGKE
- a CDS encoding DUF6766 family protein; amino-acid sequence: MRKWAKEHGLLLANLGCFLVFFVGMVLSGAASYSEDQQAHGQPAASVLQFLGTGAFVEATFENWESEFLQMAMYVVLTVFLFQKGSSESKPMGRKSPQDEDPEHATISKASPWPVRRGGAVLKLYEHSLSILLFGLFLASFTLHAAGGVADYNQDQQSHGQPAITFLQYLGTSRFWFESFQNWQSEFLAVGVLVGASVYLREKGSPESKPVAEPHYETGA
- a CDS encoding SDR family oxidoreductase, with product MPDTSNFTPTAAIVTASDSGIGKATAVALARAGMDVGVTWHTDKAGAEGTAEEIRSLGQKAVVRHLDTTELGAAAGVIDDLAGELGGLDVFVNNAGAGANTKFLDMGIDDWMRILDTNLNGAFVCLQAAARRMVKAGSGGRLIAVSSVHEFQPRVGSSAYDASKHGLGGLMKTLALELGQYGITANTVAPGEIATPMTGQEDRDPTTIRRPGVPLGRPGHAREIADVIAFLASPASSYVTGAAWVVDGGMLQMGPQAGSHLTGNDWRDG
- a CDS encoding glycerate kinase, whose protein sequence is MRILIAPDKFKGSLTAAEAAAAIAEGALRVYPDAVATQFPIADGGEGTLEAAVAAGYEERLNAVVGPILAPVGAAWAIHKAAGGKVTAVIETAQASGLADMEPTPANAARAHSYGCGQLIAAALDAGATEIVLGLGGSAMTDGGSGALRALGLKPLDAAGNVVPLGGGSLADVVSLDTSGLDPRLAATTFRIAVDVRNPLYGPSGAAHVFGPQKGADQDAAELLDAGLRNWASILREVTGRDVNVPGAGAAGGFPASFLAFTNATLEGGFALVAGLTGLAGQLDSADLVITGEGSMDSQSLTGKAPIALADAARERGIPVIVVAGRILVTLEDLAGHGVVAAAQLLDVASGPDDAVANAGKYLTWATSQVLEGA
- a CDS encoding ATP-binding protein codes for the protein MTAVPSDARPPRTAIVADSDAGRLALNAHALRRAGYTVLEAADADGLARLLDEFEPSVIIADAPLSAVRTTAPVLAMVDLDDPADIAAADPSGVHDCITKPPAPQELVHRASVLIEQVSRRRASRQEAEALREQLREVSAAVRATNNPQEIANHVVAGFGRTFKADYVVLATFEDHRVPVITATWRRRGLVELHPDELPGEDEARATADALWAGTETMSADGSEADAHAHAPAVAGAASTLAVPIGEGNSSLGIIWIAMMERPRTWSSAELGLIQHVAGNAAYGLIQSHLINSQQQVVKQLRELDKAKTDFLATVNHELRTPLTSIMAYLDMIQESTEHPVSKEVHQMLDIVVRNTERLRTLIEDMLSVSRGGLDDTMMHLAPVRLGQTLDLVAAALRPLATLQNVTIDVDPVPEDPEILADEVQLQQVFTNLVSNAIKFTPSGGRIEVGSESHAGADGSKWATVRIADTGIGISSDEINHVFTRFYRASNAMNGAIPGTGLGLAISKDIVDRHGGRIDVASTLGAGTTVTVSLPVGTDHAQVN
- a CDS encoding class I SAM-dependent methyltransferase; the encoded protein is MIPKLVRLSRSAPKDRHKAWDQYWAGITATGSGGEVLWDSGSDHEFLGYKDNLLRYLDPARPVVDAGCGHGSFTRALAGVFPRVVGVDVSPHAVDMARRQSEGSANPIFEARDMTASGAGAALAESIHAGVDGANVFIRGVLHVLDRTHQKALVENLRTLAGSGGTVFMAETNFHGNPVEYVTHLGATARGIPAPLELAIRGLPMPGHFGPEERERAFPTSDWELLEDGHVAIETNPASGVPGQDRVPGYYAVVRPRR